Proteins encoded by one window of Actinomycetota bacterium:
- the mltG gene encoding endolytic transglycosylase MltG: MPHDPQTLLGNLPGPDPQEESRRSRRRRRWGLVALIVAFLVVAGGVAGAATYYSWCKGSGDRHEPITITIPDGATGEQVVQVLSEEEVIRCGGFIGRILLNGNDKAEDVRAGEHELRTEISLDQAIRILSKPLPPATPTTTVTIPEGYTVEQIVEVLSDELGLSENKLLTAATDGSRSLPPSLPEGTETTEGFLFPNTYEFFTKGTNPGEAIDVLLQQFDSQVAKLPWENAKELGVTPYEIVTIASMVEREASVTDERPLVSAVIYNRLEVGEILGIDATLQYIDPNPEDGLTQSDLEIDSPYNTRLFKGLPPTPIANPGLDSIRAALEPADSNVRYYVLCGEDGSHEFTDDYDEFLADKQRCLG; this comes from the coding sequence ATGCCACACGACCCGCAGACCCTGCTCGGCAACCTCCCCGGACCCGACCCACAGGAGGAGTCACGGAGATCCCGGCGCCGACGACGCTGGGGCCTCGTGGCGCTGATCGTCGCGTTCCTCGTGGTCGCGGGAGGCGTGGCCGGGGCGGCTACCTATTACTCGTGGTGCAAGGGGAGCGGCGATCGCCACGAGCCGATCACGATCACGATCCCCGACGGAGCGACCGGCGAGCAGGTCGTCCAGGTGCTCAGCGAGGAGGAGGTGATCCGGTGCGGCGGGTTCATCGGACGCATCCTGCTCAACGGCAACGACAAGGCCGAGGACGTCCGCGCGGGCGAACACGAGCTGCGCACCGAGATCTCCCTCGACCAGGCGATCAGGATCCTGTCGAAACCCCTGCCCCCGGCCACTCCGACGACCACGGTCACGATCCCCGAGGGCTACACCGTCGAGCAGATCGTCGAGGTGCTCTCCGACGAGCTGGGGTTGTCGGAGAACAAGCTCCTGACGGCTGCCACCGACGGGTCTCGGTCGCTGCCGCCTTCCCTCCCCGAGGGCACGGAGACGACGGAGGGGTTCCTGTTCCCCAACACCTACGAGTTCTTCACGAAGGGAACGAACCCCGGCGAAGCGATCGACGTCCTCTTACAGCAGTTCGATTCCCAGGTCGCGAAGCTCCCGTGGGAGAACGCGAAGGAGCTGGGCGTCACGCCGTACGAGATCGTGACGATCGCCTCGATGGTCGAGCGTGAGGCCTCCGTCACGGACGAACGGCCGCTCGTGTCGGCGGTGATCTACAACCGTCTCGAGGTCGGGGAGATCCTCGGGATCGACGCCACCCTGCAGTACATCGACCCGAATCCCGAGGATGGGCTGACCCAGTCCGACCTGGAGATCGACAGCCCGTACAACACGCGATTGTTCAAGGGTCTGCCGCCGACACCGATCGCGAACCCGGGCCTGGACTCGATCCGAGCCGCCCTCGAGCCGGCGGACTCGAACGTGCGCTACTACGTCCTGTGCGGAGAGGACGGCAGCCACGAGTTCACCGACGACTACGACGAGTTCCTCGCCGACAAACAGCGCTGTCTCGGCTGA
- the aroE gene encoding shikimate dehydrogenase has protein sequence MRVRGGTHTVGVIGWPVEHSLSPAIHNAAFGALDLDWVYVPLPVPPDGLADAVRGLRVLGFSGTNVTMPHKTEAASICDELSDDAERLQAVNTIVVTPTALVGHNTDTPGFDRFLRLDAGFDPADRDALVFGAGGAARSCALALSRAGLGRLHVAVRDPAGAGALTSGLEGMSTEVSVVPIADAAGLDVPLVVNATPLGAQGEELPHPALHPDVLVVDLLYRPSVTPLQTAARAAGATVFGGLGLLLHQAALAFELWTGRTPPLERMSAAALVELAEPS, from the coding sequence ATGCGGGTGCGCGGAGGAACCCACACGGTCGGGGTGATCGGGTGGCCCGTCGAGCACAGCCTGTCGCCCGCGATCCACAACGCGGCGTTCGGTGCGCTCGATCTCGATTGGGTGTACGTGCCCCTCCCGGTGCCACCCGACGGGCTCGCCGACGCGGTACGCGGTCTGCGGGTCCTGGGGTTCTCGGGGACGAACGTGACGATGCCGCACAAGACCGAGGCGGCATCCATCTGCGACGAGCTCTCCGACGACGCGGAACGGTTGCAGGCCGTGAACACGATCGTCGTGACGCCGACCGCACTCGTCGGACACAACACCGACACACCGGGGTTCGATCGTTTCCTTCGGCTCGACGCCGGCTTCGATCCGGCGGATCGTGATGCGCTCGTGTTCGGCGCCGGGGGAGCGGCACGCTCGTGTGCACTCGCACTCTCACGAGCGGGCCTGGGTCGCCTCCACGTCGCCGTGCGCGACCCGGCCGGCGCAGGTGCCCTCACGTCGGGCTTGGAGGGGATGTCCACGGAGGTCTCGGTCGTTCCGATCGCCGATGCGGCCGGGCTCGACGTGCCGCTCGTGGTGAACGCCACCCCGCTCGGCGCCCAGGGGGAGGAACTGCCACACCCCGCCCTGCACCCGGACGTGCTCGTCGTCGATCTGCTGTACCGGCCGTCGGTGACCCCGCTGCAGACCGCCGCTCGGGCGGCGGGTGCGACGGTGTTCGGTGGACTGGGCCTGCTGCTGCACCAGGCGGCGCTGGCCTTCGAGCTCTGGACCGGCCGAACGCCTCCGCTCGAGCGGATGTCGGCGGCCGCGCTGGTGGAGCTGGCCGAGCCCTCGTAG
- a CDS encoding type IV pilus twitching motility protein PilT, with product MPIPELLEAVLERGCSDLHLTAGAPPTVRLHGDLERLAEYPVLGPRSLQGMIYAILPQKLRERLEQELELDMSYALPGKARFRVNVYFQRDSIGAAFRLIPYEIKELDTLGLPPVVADLARFPRGFVVVTGPTGSGKSTTLAGMVDVVNKERSGHIMTVEDPIEFLHRHQKCIVNQREVGTDTHGFAPALKHVLRQDPDVILVGEMRDLETISTAITAAETGHLVFATLHTQDAPQTIDRIIDVFPPHQQQQVRVQLATTLQGIVTQQLLQTTDGRGRAVASEVLVTTPAVRNLVREGKVHQIYSVMQAGGRFGMQTMDMSLSQLLKAGKISQQLAFERCHDPEELQRLVGSGGGMPPPQDGYSANGGTPMSAPMGGGSPYA from the coding sequence GTGCCCATCCCTGAGCTGCTCGAGGCGGTCCTCGAGCGGGGATGTTCGGACCTGCACCTGACCGCGGGCGCGCCGCCGACGGTGCGCCTGCACGGAGACCTGGAGCGCCTCGCCGAGTATCCGGTGCTCGGCCCGAGGTCGCTGCAGGGCATGATCTACGCGATCCTCCCCCAGAAACTGCGGGAGCGGCTCGAGCAGGAGCTCGAGCTCGACATGTCCTACGCGCTCCCGGGCAAGGCCCGGTTCCGCGTGAACGTGTACTTCCAGCGCGACTCGATCGGGGCCGCGTTCCGGCTGATCCCCTACGAGATTAAGGAGCTCGACACCTTGGGCTTGCCACCGGTGGTGGCCGATCTCGCACGGTTCCCGCGTGGGTTCGTCGTCGTCACCGGTCCGACGGGTTCGGGGAAGTCGACCACGCTGGCCGGCATGGTCGACGTGGTCAACAAGGAACGCTCCGGGCACATCATGACGGTCGAGGACCCGATCGAGTTCCTCCATCGCCACCAGAAGTGCATCGTGAACCAGCGTGAGGTCGGCACCGACACGCACGGGTTCGCTCCGGCGCTCAAGCATGTGTTGCGCCAGGACCCCGACGTGATCCTGGTTGGTGAGATGCGCGACCTCGAGACGATCTCCACCGCGATCACGGCGGCCGAGACCGGTCATCTCGTGTTCGCCACGCTCCACACGCAGGACGCCCCGCAGACGATCGACCGCATCATCGACGTGTTCCCGCCCCACCAGCAACAGCAGGTGCGGGTGCAGCTGGCCACGACCCTGCAGGGCATCGTGACCCAGCAGCTGCTGCAGACGACCGACGGCCGTGGCCGTGCGGTCGCGTCCGAGGTGCTCGTCACCACCCCCGCCGTCCGCAACCTCGTCCGCGAGGGCAAGGTCCACCAGATCTACTCGGTGATGCAGGCGGGCGGCCGGTTCGGGATGCAGACGATGGACATGTCCCTGTCGCAGCTGCTGAAGGCGGGCAAGATCAGCCAGCAGCTGGCCTTCGAGCGCTGCCATGACCCCGAGGAGCTCCAGCGCCTCGTCGGGAGCGGCGGCGGCATGCCACCGCCTCAAGATGGCTACAGCGCCAACGGCGGAACACCGATGAGTGCACCGATGGGGGGTGGTTCGCCGTATGCCTGA
- a CDS encoding ATPase, T2SS/T4P/T4SS family yields MAKRKPKQLGQILIEQGLLTQEQLDQALDEHKKTPKALGRVLIDKGFIKEADLVRALSEQVGLEFVDLSDFQIDPMAASLLPETLARRYRAIPIATREDKLLVAMSDPANVYALDDIRAITNRDVKPVVATASDVEQAIAKFASLDAQLDDMVAEASADVQAGEDGLGDVEAAVEDAPIVKLVTSIMTQAVADRASDVHIEPGEKDVRVRFRVDGVLHEAMQRVPKNVQNGLVSRLKVMADLNIAEKRLPQDGRIGMTVGGRKVDLRLASLPTVYGEKIVIRILDTSHALIRLEELGFLEDSYKRFEQSFRKPYGALLVTGPTGSGKSTSMYATLNILNDPERNIITVEDPVEYRLPGVNQIQVNNKAGLTFATALRSILRSDPDIVLIGEIRDRETAMIAVEAALTGHLVLSSLHTNDAPSAITRLTEMDVETFLVASAVDCVVAQRLARKLCERCRVAYAPDQPELEAAGYPEYQWDEITELFRAEGCSACTNTGYRGRIGLYEVMQMSEEIERLTVERSSADDVRRVAIEQGMSTLRDDGLTKARMGQTSIEEVARVVK; encoded by the coding sequence ATGGCGAAGCGCAAGCCCAAGCAGCTCGGTCAGATCCTGATCGAGCAGGGGCTCCTCACGCAGGAACAGCTCGATCAGGCACTCGACGAGCACAAGAAGACGCCGAAGGCGCTCGGCCGCGTCCTGATCGACAAGGGCTTCATCAAGGAAGCCGACCTCGTGCGCGCCCTCTCCGAGCAGGTCGGCCTGGAGTTCGTCGACCTTTCCGACTTCCAGATCGATCCGATGGCCGCTTCCCTGCTGCCGGAGACCCTGGCCCGCCGCTACCGGGCGATCCCGATCGCGACCCGCGAAGACAAGCTGCTCGTCGCGATGTCCGACCCCGCCAACGTGTACGCGCTCGACGACATCCGGGCGATCACGAACCGAGACGTGAAGCCGGTCGTGGCGACGGCCAGCGACGTCGAACAGGCGATCGCTAAGTTCGCGTCGCTCGATGCGCAGCTCGACGACATGGTCGCCGAGGCGTCGGCGGACGTGCAGGCCGGTGAGGACGGTCTGGGCGACGTCGAGGCGGCGGTCGAGGACGCACCGATCGTCAAGCTCGTGACCTCGATCATGACCCAGGCCGTCGCCGACCGGGCATCGGACGTCCACATCGAACCGGGGGAGAAGGACGTCCGCGTCCGCTTCCGCGTGGACGGCGTGCTCCACGAGGCGATGCAGCGCGTCCCGAAGAACGTCCAGAACGGCCTCGTCAGCCGGCTCAAGGTCATGGCCGATCTCAACATCGCGGAGAAGCGCCTCCCCCAGGACGGCCGCATTGGCATGACGGTCGGCGGTCGAAAGGTCGACCTGCGGCTCGCCAGCCTGCCGACCGTCTACGGCGAGAAGATCGTGATCCGGATCCTCGACACGAGCCACGCGCTGATCCGCCTCGAGGAGCTCGGGTTCCTCGAGGACAGCTACAAGCGGTTCGAGCAGTCGTTCCGCAAGCCGTATGGCGCGCTGCTCGTCACCGGCCCGACCGGGTCGGGGAAGTCGACGTCGATGTATGCGACGCTGAACATCCTCAACGACCCGGAGCGCAACATCATCACCGTCGAGGATCCGGTCGAGTACCGACTTCCCGGCGTGAACCAGATCCAGGTCAACAACAAGGCGGGCCTGACCTTCGCCACGGCGCTGCGATCGATCCTGCGATCGGACCCCGATATCGTGCTGATCGGAGAGATCCGCGACCGCGAGACGGCGATGATCGCGGTCGAGGCCGCGCTCACCGGTCACCTCGTGCTTTCGTCGTTGCACACCAACGATGCTCCCTCGGCGATCACCAGGCTCACCGAGATGGACGTCGAGACCTTCTTGGTCGCTTCGGCGGTTGATTGCGTGGTGGCGCAACGCCTGGCGCGCAAGCTCTGTGAGCGCTGCCGCGTGGCATACGCGCCGGATCAGCCCGAGCTCGAGGCCGCCGGCTACCCCGAGTACCAGTGGGACGAGATTACCGAGCTGTTCCGCGCCGAGGGCTGCTCGGCGTGCACGAACACGGGCTATCGAGGCCGGATCGGGTTGTACGAGGTGATGCAGATGAGCGAGGAGATCGAACGGCTCACGGTCGAGCGTTCGTCTGCCGATGATGTGAGGCGGGTCGCGATCGAGCAGGGGATGTCCACCCTGCGAGACGACGGTCTGACCAAAGCAAGGATGGGACAGACATCGATCGAGGAAGTCGCGAGGGTGGTGAAGTAG